In Leptospira fletcheri, the genomic window TACGATATCTTCGGGATCCTTGTCGTCAAAAACCATCTCCTCAAAGACCGTTTTGCCGATTTTTCCGGAAATTTTTCCTTCCGAGATCATCTTTACTAGTTGGCCGATTCTTTTGGGTCCTACGGAAAATTCCGAAATTGTAATATTTTCCTTGTTTACGATTCCTAAAACCTCGTCCTTCACCCAGTTCGAAGTACGTTTTGCATCGCCGGAAACCTGCAGAGCCTCTTCGTAGTAATCTGCGATTTCCCTTTCGGCGGTCAAAACTTCGGCGTCGTATTTGGGTAGTCCCAACTTTTCGATGAATCGATTGCGTCTAGAGTCCGGTAGTTCGGGAAGGGATTTTCGGATCCGTTCCACCGTTTCCATTGACAAAACGACCGAGGGCAAATCGGGATCCGGGAAATATCTGTAGTCGTGACTCATTTCCTTCGTTCTCATTGTCACGGTCACATTGGCTGCGGAATCCCAGAGTTTGGTTTGCTGTTGGAAAGTTTTTCCCTGCGAGAGCATTTCGGACTGCCATTCCACCTCGTAGTCGATGGCTGCTTTTACCGCTTTGAATGAATTCAGGTTTTTGATTTCCACCCGAGTTCCGAATTTGTCCGAGCCTTTCGGACGGATGGAAACGTTGGCGTCGCAGCGTAACGAACCTTCCTCCATATTGCAGTCGGAAACCCGGATATAACGCAGGACTGATTTTAAGGCCAGAAGATAATAGTAGGCTTCATCCGAAGATCTCAATTCCGGCTCGGAGACGATTTCTATCAACGGAGTCCCTGCGCGATTCAAATCCACGTAGGAAAAGGGAATATTCGGATCAGCGGAGTGTATTAATTTACCCGCGTCCTCTTCGATATGGATTCTAGTTAGTCTTACGAATTTGGGGGATTCTTCTCCTTTTACCGTAAAAGAAACTCCTCCTCCGAGACAGATAGGCCGGTCAAATTGGGAAATCTGGTATCCTTTCGGAAGATCGGGATAAAAATAATTCTTACGATCGAATTTCGTGTGCAGCGTAATTTCCGATCCGAACGCGAGCCCGGCCATGATCGCCTTATTGAGAGCCTCTTCGTTTAAAACCGGCAAAGAACCCGGAAGGCCTAGACAAACAGTGGATACCTGCGAGTTCGGGGGAGCACCGAACTTCGTAGAGC contains:
- the gatB gene encoding Asp-tRNA(Asn)/Glu-tRNA(Gln) amidotransferase subunit GatB, translating into MQYEVVIGLEVHAQLNTESKVFSTSSTKFGAPPNSQVSTVCLGLPGSLPVLNEEALNKAIMAGLAFGSEITLHTKFDRKNYFYPDLPKGYQISQFDRPICLGGGVSFTVKGEESPKFVRLTRIHIEEDAGKLIHSADPNIPFSYVDLNRAGTPLIEIVSEPELRSSDEAYYYLLALKSVLRYIRVSDCNMEEGSLRCDANVSIRPKGSDKFGTRVEIKNLNSFKAVKAAIDYEVEWQSEMLSQGKTFQQQTKLWDSAANVTVTMRTKEMSHDYRYFPDPDLPSVVLSMETVERIRKSLPELPDSRRNRFIEKLGLPKYDAEVLTAEREIADYYEEALQVSGDAKRTSNWVKDEVLGIVNKENITISEFSVGPKRIGQLVKMISEGKISGKIGKTVFEEMVFDDKDPEDIVTEKNLIVVRDDKEIERIVDEAIAANEDAVQKYKSGKDRALGAIVGYVMKVSKGKADPNLVNQMLLDKLGPLPPKG